A single region of the Rattus rattus isolate New Zealand chromosome 8, Rrattus_CSIRO_v1, whole genome shotgun sequence genome encodes:
- the C8H15orf61 gene encoding uncharacterized protein C15orf61 homolog, translating into MEPLRRAHEAMLRLLLWGPWASGAASRPKPRASEVLTRHLLQRRLPHWTSFCVPYSAVHNDQFGLSHFNWPVPGANYHVLRTGCFPFIKYHCSKAPWQDLAAQNRFFTALKVINMGIPTLLYGLGSWLFAKVTETVHTSYGPITIYFLNKEDEGAMY; encoded by the exons ATGGAGCCCCTGCGGAGGGCCCACGAGGCCATGCTGCGGCTGCTACTGTGGGGGCCCTGGGCCTCGGGCGCCGCCTCCCGCCCGAAGCCCCGCGCCTCGGAGGTGCTGACGCGGCACCTGCTGCAGCGGCGCCTGCCGCACTGGACCTCCTTCTGCGTGCCCTACAGTGCGGTCCACAACGACCAGTTCGGCCTTTCGCACTTCAATTGGCCGGTGCCGGGCGCCAACTACCACGTCCTGCGCACTGGCTGCTTCCCCTTCATCAAGTACCATTGCTCCAAGGCGCCCTGGCAAGACCTGGCCGCGCAAAACCGCTTCTTCACCGCGCTCAAGGTCATCAACATGG GTATTCCAACTTTATTATATGGACTTGGCTCCTGGTTATTTGCCAAAGTCACAGAGACTGTTCATACCAGTTACGGACCGATAACaatctattttctaaataaagaaGATGAAGGTGCCATGTATTGA